TATTTATGAAGGTTCAGTTACCGCAGGTGGTGCGTTAATGAACACCACTGAAGTTGAAAATTTTCCAGGGTTTGCAACAGGTGTTATGGGGCCAGAGTTAATGGAGTCCATGCGCAAGCAGGTAGAACGCTTTGACGCCAAAATTATTACTGATGACATTGTTTCTATGAAATTAAATGGTGAAATAAAAGAGCTAACGGACGGTTCTGGAAATACCGTTAAAGCGAAATCAGTTATTTTGGCAATGGGATCTGCTTATAAAGAGATTGGTTTACCGAATGAAAAAAGATTATCTGGTCGAGGTGTTTCTTGGTGTGCAACCTGTGATGGGTTTTTCTTTAGGGATCAAGTAATTGCTGTTGTTGGTGGCGGAGACTCTGCAATGGAGGAGGCAAACTTCTTAACTAAGTTTGCTAGCAAGGTTGTTTTGATTCACCGTCGTGATTCCTTCAGAGCTTCAAAAATTATGATTGATCGAGCTAGTGCTAACCCAAAGATTGAATTTTTATTTAACCATGAGGTTATCGATGTATTAGGTGAAGAAAAAGTTGTTGGTTTGA
The Candidatus Nanopelagicus limnes DNA segment above includes these coding regions:
- the trxB gene encoding thioredoxin-disulfide reductase — encoded protein: MSDVSEVVIVGSGPAGYTAAIYAARAQLKPIIYEGSVTAGGALMNTTEVENFPGFATGVMGPELMESMRKQVERFDAKIITDDIVSMKLNGEIKELTDGSGNTVKAKSVILAMGSAYKEIGLPNEKRLSGRGVSWCATCDGFFFRDQVIAVVGGGDSAMEEANFLTKFASKVVLIHRRDSFRASKIMIDRASANPKIEFLFNHEVIDVLGEEKVVGLKLKNTLTGEESVKDFTGLFVAIGHLPRSELVVGQVELNSDGYVQVEGRSTKTKIPGVFACGDLVDFTYRQAITAAGSGCQAALDAERFLAGH